From the genome of Muricauda sp. SCSIO 64092, one region includes:
- a CDS encoding ribonucleotide-diphosphate reductase subunit beta: MEITHITKRDFSTKPFELFKITNAVLKAMTAVNHGEMGDAQTIAEQVYAALIERKAQVTDYVPTVEEVQDIVEQKLMLSEFQDVAKAYIIYRNQQAQSRKSNIFEKRINLKPYEYPELYEYVPAIRHSYWIHTEFNFTSDIQDFKSRMTSVERSAIKNTMLAISQIEVAVKTFWGDIYHRMPKPEIGSVGATFAESEVRHHDAYSHLLEILGLNREFETLKKKPVIMKRVQYLETALKNAKSEDNKEYAESILLFSLFIEHVSLFSQFLIIMAFNKHKNMLKGISNVVEATSKEEQIHGDFGIDVINIIKKEHPEWFDEAYHAMIQQLCEDAFLAESRIVDWIFEAGEIDFLPKAVVNEFIKNRFNNSLESIGIAKVFEVDPDLLAQTEWFDDEIIGTKHGDFFVKRSINYSKRTQSITSDDLF; the protein is encoded by the coding sequence ATGGAAATTACCCACATTACTAAAAGGGATTTTAGTACCAAACCCTTTGAGCTTTTCAAAATCACCAACGCAGTTTTGAAGGCCATGACCGCCGTTAATCATGGCGAAATGGGCGATGCCCAGACCATTGCGGAGCAGGTATATGCTGCATTGATCGAGCGTAAGGCCCAAGTTACGGATTACGTTCCCACCGTAGAGGAAGTACAGGATATCGTTGAGCAAAAACTGATGCTCAGTGAATTTCAGGATGTGGCCAAAGCCTATATCATTTATCGAAACCAGCAGGCCCAAAGCAGGAAGTCCAACATTTTTGAAAAACGCATCAACCTAAAGCCTTACGAATACCCGGAGCTGTATGAATACGTCCCTGCCATCCGCCATTCGTATTGGATACACACCGAATTTAATTTCACCAGTGATATTCAGGATTTCAAGTCCCGAATGACAAGTGTGGAACGAAGTGCCATAAAGAACACCATGTTGGCCATTTCGCAAATTGAGGTGGCCGTTAAGACATTTTGGGGGGATATCTACCACCGCATGCCCAAACCGGAAATTGGTTCGGTAGGCGCCACCTTTGCCGAAAGTGAAGTAAGGCACCATGATGCCTATTCCCATCTTTTGGAAATTTTGGGGTTGAACCGTGAGTTTGAAACCTTAAAGAAAAAGCCCGTTATCATGAAACGGGTCCAGTATCTGGAAACCGCATTGAAAAATGCCAAAAGCGAGGACAATAAAGAGTATGCGGAGTCCATTTTGCTGTTCTCCCTGTTCATAGAACACGTTTCCCTCTTTTCCCAGTTTTTGATCATTATGGCATTTAACAAGCATAAGAACATGCTAAAGGGCATTTCCAATGTTGTGGAGGCCACTTCCAAAGAGGAGCAGATACATGGGGATTTTGGAATTGACGTGATCAACATCATAAAAAAAGAGCATCCGGAATGGTTCGATGAAGCCTACCATGCCATGATCCAGCAGTTATGTGAAGATGCCTTCCTTGCCGAAAGCCGAATTGTGGACTGGATTTTTGAGGCCGGGGAGATTGATTTCCTGCCCAAGGCCGTCGTAAACGAATTTATTAAAAACCGTTTCAACAATTCCCTGGAAAGTATTGGAATAGCCAAGGTTTTTGAGGTAGACCCAGACCTATTGGCCCAGACCGAATGGTTTGATGACGAAATTATAGGAACAAAACACGGGGATTTCTTCGTGAAACGATCCATCAATTATAGCAAAAGAACACAAAGTATAACCAGCGACGAT